CGTGACGATTGATCCTGCTCTTGATGACGCAGAATTCGTGTTTACCGGTGTGATTGATAACAAGCGCCAGTATCGTCGGCGTTAGTTGACACCAGACTGGAAAAAGCTTAAATTAATCTAAAGACGTAAAACTTTAATCCTGTCCCGTGAGGCAGCAAGTTGTGAATTATCAAAGTGAGTGATTTGGACTTTACATCCTGTTGTCAGCTGGACAACAGGATTTTTTTTAGGAGGAATTGGCGTGAAAAACGAGGAGATTAAGTTAGATATTCATGATAAGCCGAGTGGTTTGTCATGGATTGGATTATCGCTACAACACATGTTTTCCATGTTTGGAAGCACGGTGATTGTGCCGCTGTTAGTGGGTTTGAGTCCCAGCATTGCGTTGTTTGCATCTGGAATTGGAACGTTACTTCACATTTTGATTACGAAAGGCAAGATTCCTGCTTACATGGGATCCAGCTTTGCTTTCATCACCCCGATGTTAGCGTTAATGAAAACAACTGGGATTGGGGGAGTGCAACAAGGAGTAATCGCAGTAGGACTGGTTTACCTAGTCGTGGCCGCCCTAGTGTGGATGCTTGGGACTAATTGGATTGACCACTTGCTACCACCAATTGTGGTTGGACCGATTGTGGTAGTGATTGGTTTGTCCCTCGCTAGTGCCGCTGCGCAAGATGCCATGATGAAAAATAATCACTATGATCTCACTTATTTCCTAATTGCATTGGCTACTCTCTTTTTGGCCATCTTCTTCAACATGAAGCTCAAAGGATTCTTGGGGATGATTCCCATTCTGTTAGCCATTGTTTGTGGTTACTTGATTTCCATGGCCTGTGGGTTAGTGGATTTACATGCCATTGCTAGTGCGCCGTGGTTTAAAATCCCGCATTTTGAATTATTAGGAACGGAAAAAGGCTTCCACTTGGAGTGGAATGCGATTCTGGTTATGGCGCCGATTGCCTTTGTTACAATGACTGAACACATGGGGCACTTGATGGTTCTAGGTGAATTAACCCACCGGAACTTCTTTAAGGATCCCGGTTTAAACCGCACGTTAGCCGGGGATGGAGCGGCTTCTTTGGCCGCCGGATTACTTGGTGGACCGGCCGTCACTAGTTACGGGGAAAACATCGGGGTGATGGCCATCACGAAGGTGTACAGTGTTTACGTAATCGTGGGGGCCGCCTTGTTTGCCATGGCTTTTGCCTTTGTAAACAAATTGAACGTTCTCATTATGCAAATGCCGCTGCCTGTCATCGGGGGAATTAGTTTCTTACTGTTTGGAACCATTGCCTCCAGCGGGATTAAGGTCATGGTCGATGATCATTTAGACTTAAATAACAAACGTAACTTAATGATTGCTTCAGTCGTGTTAGTGATTGGGGTCGGAAACGCGTATCTCCAAATTGGAAGTTTCCAATTTACGGGAGTGGCTCTAGCCACGGTGATCGGGATTGGATTAAATCTGATTCTGCCGCAACAACCAGCTAATGAATAATGACAAGTAAAGTCGGTCTCTATTAAAGACCGACTTTTTTTAATGTTTAAGAATTGTAAAAGGGGGGCAGCTTCTGTATAATCGAACACGTACAAAAAATAAGTGAATGGAGTGGAAATGATGAAGAAAAAATGGTCTTTAATTTTGATGGCCGGCTTAGCAGCCTTGGTGCTGGCTGCTTGTGGGCAAAAACAAGCGGAAACGAAGACGCCACATGT
This genomic stretch from Fructilactobacillus carniphilus harbors:
- a CDS encoding solute carrier family 23 protein, which encodes MKNEEIKLDIHDKPSGLSWIGLSLQHMFSMFGSTVIVPLLVGLSPSIALFASGIGTLLHILITKGKIPAYMGSSFAFITPMLALMKTTGIGGVQQGVIAVGLVYLVVAALVWMLGTNWIDHLLPPIVVGPIVVVIGLSLASAAAQDAMMKNNHYDLTYFLIALATLFLAIFFNMKLKGFLGMIPILLAIVCGYLISMACGLVDLHAIASAPWFKIPHFELLGTEKGFHLEWNAILVMAPIAFVTMTEHMGHLMVLGELTHRNFFKDPGLNRTLAGDGAASLAAGLLGGPAVTSYGENIGVMAITKVYSVYVIVGAALFAMAFAFVNKLNVLIMQMPLPVIGGISFLLFGTIASSGIKVMVDDHLDLNNKRNLMIASVVLVIGVGNAYLQIGSFQFTGVALATVIGIGLNLILPQQPANE